A genomic region of Arachis hypogaea cultivar Tifrunner chromosome 5, arahy.Tifrunner.gnm2.J5K5, whole genome shotgun sequence contains the following coding sequences:
- the LOC112801047 gene encoding uncharacterized protein isoform X2, translated as MSGRNFGDEGLFFLAESLAYNQIVEEVSFAANGITAAGLKAFDGVLQSNIALKILDLSGNPVGDEGVKCLCDILVDNSGIEKLQLNSTDLGDEGAKAIAEMLKKNSSLRVIELNNNMIEYSGFSSLAGALLENNSLRNIHLNGNYGGALGANALAKALEGNKSLRELHLHGNSIGDEGVRSLMTGLSIYKGKLAILDIGNNSITAKGAVHVAEYIRKSKSILWLNLYMNDIGDEGAEKIADALKENRSITTIDLGGNNIHAVGVTSIAKVLKDNSVITTLELSYNPIGPDGANALAEVLKFHGNVKTLKLGWCQIGAKGAESIADALKYNTTIETLDLRANGLRDDGALCLARSLKVVNEALTSLDLGFNEIRDDGAFAIAQALKSNEDVNVTSINIANNFLTKFGQSALSDAKDHVYEMAEKEINIFY; from the exons GACGGAACTTCGGCGATGAAGGGTTATTCTTTCTTGCTGAGAGCTTGGCATACAACCAG ATTGTGGAGGAAGTGAGTTTTGCAGCAAATGGAATAACTGCAGCTGGGTTGAAAGCTTTTGATGGTGTTCTTCAATCAAACATTGCATTGAAGATTCTTGATCTTTCAGGAAACCCTGTTGGAGATGAAGGAGTTAAG TGCTTATGTGACATACTGGTGGATAACTCTGGCATTGAGAAGCTCCAGCTAAACAGTACTGACTTGGGTGATGAG GGGGCAAAAGCTATTGCAGAAATGTTGAAGAAGAATTCTAGTTTGCGGGTTATCGAACTTAACAACAATATGATTGAATATTCT GGATTTTCAAGTTTGGCTGGAGCACTTCTTGAAAATAACAGCTTACGCAATATCCATCTCAA TGGCAATTATGGTGGCGCTTTGGGGGCTAATGCATTGGCTAAAGCACTTGAGGGCAACAAGTCTTTAAGG GAGCTTCATCTGCATGGAAATTCTATTGGTGATGAAGGAGTCCGTTCTTTGATGACAGGATTATCTATCTATAAAG GGAAACTTGCAATTCTGGACATTGGAAACAACTCAATAACAGCTAAAGGTGCGGTCCATGTTGCTGAGTATATCAGGAAGAGCAAGAGCATTCTATGGTTGAACCTTTACATGAATGACATTGGTGATGAG GGCGCGGAAAAAATTGCAGATGCTTTGAAGGAAAACCGTTCCATAACGACAATAGATCTG GGTGGAAACAACATTCATGCTGTTGGAGTGACTTCTATTGCTAAAGTTTTGAAAGATAATTCAGTTATTACCACT TTAGAACTTAGTTATAATCCCATTGGGCCAGATGGAGCCAATGCTTTGGCTGAGGTTCTGAAGTTTCATGGAAACGTAAAAACACTTAAGCTTGGTTGGTGCCAG ATAGGAGCAAAGGGAGCAGAATCCATTGCAGATGCTTTAAAATATAATACTACAATTGAAACTCTGGACCTGCGAGCAAATGGACTAAGAGATGAT GGTGCACTCTGCCTGGCTCGCAGCTTGAAAGTGGTTAATGAAGCTTTAACCTCTCTAGACTTGGGATTTAATGAAATAAGG GATGATGGCGCTTTTGCTATTGCTCAAGCTCTGAAGTCAAATGAGGATGTCAATGTTACATCCATAAACATTGCGAATAACTTCCTTACAAAATTTGGGCAG AGTGCTTTATCTGATGCAAAGGATCATGTCTATGAGATGGCGGAAAAGGAAATCAACATTTTCTACTAG